The Halorhodospira halophila SL1 genomic sequence CCACGACACCCTCCACGCCCTGGCCGACCGGCTGTCCGGGGAACCCCTGGAGTGGGTCCTGGTGGTTTCGGGGCTGATGCGGGTCCAGCGCCTGGGGGCCCTGGATGAGACCGCGGTGGCCGGCATCCGCGCCCAGTTCGAGACCAACGCCCTGGGCCCGCTGATGGCCGCCGAGGCACTCCACCCGCTGCTCAACGACGGCGGCACGCTCGGCATCGTCACCAGCCGCATGGGGTCCATCGCCGACAACACCTCCGGGAATAGCTACGGGTACCGGATGAGCAAGGCAGCGGTGAACATGGCGGCTGTGTCGCTCGCCCACGACCTGCGCCCGCGCGGCATCGCCGTGGCACTGCTGCATC encodes the following:
- a CDS encoding SDR family oxidoreductase, whose translation is MAKLIIGANRGIGLETTRQLRARGDDVIATARNASEELRSTGAQIQEGVDITRHDTLHALADRLSGEPLEWVLVVSGLMRVQRLGALDETAVAGIRAQFETNALGPLMAAEALHPLLNDGGTLGIVTSRMGSIADNTSGNSYGYRMSKAAVNMAAVSLAHDLRPRGIAVALLHPGWVRTDMTSHNGLIDPPESAAGIIERMGQVSLEDSGRFWHAPNREVLPW